Within Rhododendron vialii isolate Sample 1 chromosome 12a, ASM3025357v1, the genomic segment CAATCGCGTAAAATTGAGATTTGCTCTTTCCATGATAAATTGGTTAACTTTGATAGTTTTGAAATATTGATTCTCTTAGTACTTCTTTTATTGTCACCAGTATACGACTCCGGCCAAATGTACAATTCAAGACTCGTTAATATATAGTTACAAAACCATCATAACATAGATAAGTAATGTCCATTTCATGTTGGCTCTTACAAATTGACAAATCTTTGTTTCAACACTTAAAAGTGTATGTCCGCACGTACAATTTTTAGCtcttattatattattttttttaaccttaAGAGACCCGACTAATCGGGGTCATAATACGACAGGGGCACATGATAGTCATGACATGACACGGATTGTAGCGCACCCTGCCCCAAGGCAAGTTGGGTCTAGAGTAATTTTGACATGGCATGACACAATAAAGTACGAAATTAAATAGGTCGACCGGCACTGAACTGTCCATTGGACACCTCCACACCATTCTACAAATCAACACGTCTGGGCTCCACGaacaaataaaaccaaaaaaagccGGTTTTAGTTGGTTGCGAGAAGCGTCCGTTGGTTCCATACCAAACGCCAACACGGTTTCCACACCATGGTGGGCCCAATTCCGCCCCGTAAGGCTCCACCTCAACCCGCCACTAATCCCAACTTGACTGGCCCACTAGACCTTTTCCCCCTTTTCTAGATCATCAAGAAACGAACATTTCTCCCCGAAATCAAGTACCCCAGCCAAAAACGGATGCGAGGCGATCGATCAGATCATTCATTTCGGCAATCAGTGGTTCGGATTTCGACCGAGTAATGAAtgatttaaatatatatatgctcTCAGATTCAATTCGAATTGTCCGTGCCGAGATGAATGACCACATGCCGCTTAGCACCAGTTTAGCAATGCCGCTTAGCACCAGTTTAGCAGCATCTCCcgatttgtttggaaaatttgCTCCTCATATAATTGATTAAGATTCGATTTTTCGAGTCAAGTTGCAAAATAAGCAATTTCACGTGGATTTCCTAGTCCGGACGTCTCAACGTGAATGATGTATCTTTAAGAATAACGAGGATAAATTAATCGACATATATATAAGTTGGCTCGAACAGCCCTACCATCAGGGGTGATAGCCTATGGCTAAGTTGGTCAAGGCTTACTCCCTTTGGGTTTGGGTGGGGATAAGAGGTACCAAGTTCGAGTTGTGCCGACGGCTCTCGAATTTGGTCATTCTCCTCTGTTCGGCTTTAGCCCGCTAATTTTTGGTGGCACGATAGTTGCTATGGCTTTTTAATCCCTTTCCAGATCCACTGCAGTCTGAAGCTTCTATTATGAAACCCAAGGGAAAATTATTATGCCCGATCGCCCATTCCTCTATCCTTTTAAGCTTAGCAATAAAAAAGCTGATCCGAACAGTCTTCACGTCGAAAAAAACGGAACGAATATCCGAACAGCCTTCAGGTCGAAAAAAACGGAACGAATATCCGAATCATCAACAAGTCTCCGTTCTTACCCCCTTTCCCATGTTCAACAAATTCCCCACGGGCCCCACCCCACCATTTACGcccttccccttctctctcgCTCCTACTCTACCCGTCTATATAAACCTATCGTATACGCATCGTTCTGGTTGAAGGTGCCTCAAGTCTACGAgcatcttctctctcttaaaccttctccctctctctctctctcctaaaaaGTCATGACTGAAGCGTTGATTTCAAACAGCAACTCCACCAAAACAGTCAAGTTCCTCTACAGCTACGGCGGAAAAATCCTCCCCCGTTCCACCGACGGCAAGCTCCGTTACGTCGGCGGCCTCACCAGAGTCCTCGCAGTCGACCGTTCTGTCTCTTTCAAAGGTCCGTTCGTCGTCTTCGCGTTTCGTTTTTCCTTTTAGTTCTCGATTCCGTTAGggatttgaaatgttttttagAAAGCGAAGTGAATTTTGGATTGATCTATAATTGCAGAGCTAATGGAGAAATTCGAAGAGCTCTGTGGACTCCCGATGCGTTTGAAGTGTAAATTGCCGAGCGAAGATCTGGACGTGTTGGTTTCGATCACCTGTGACGACGACCTCGCTAATGTCATGGACGAGTACGATCGGTTCTCGTCGTCCACGCACAAGGACGTGAAGATCACTACCGTGCTTTTTCCGATTAGATCTCTGAAAACGATCTCTCCTGTTTCGAGCGTCGATGACTTGTGCTCTACTGGTTCCAGCGGCGAGTTCTCGTCGTACTCGGTGGCCCGTGTCCGTTCGGCGCCGCCGCGTAGCAGGGATTCGTCGCCGAAGTTAGGTTTTCGTGGTGGTGAAGTTCGGTATCGGCCTTGTTGTGAACAAGGAAGGATGCCTAGGCAGGTTTACCGTTGCTGTGAACAAGGAAGGCCTAGACAGGGCTATGTTACTCCTCGCTTGAACCGTTGCCAGTAATCCAGAAGACGATGACGATAACTATACATACATATGAAAATAGGAAAGTACCAGTAGTATAAGATATGGACAAGGAAAAAAGAGTAGAATTAGGGATCAGAAAAAGAGCCGGAAAAAAACTCGAGTCATACAATTTGTGTGGTTAGGATCGTGGATTTTTTGATTTCTCGAGGACTGAATTTGATTTCGACGTTTTTTGTGGTGGTGATTGTCAATTCAGTTCAGTCCAAAATTGATTCATTTGTTGAACTTGCGGCTGTGCCTATCTTCTCCGCGTCATCGTTTGGGAAGGAGACAAATTGCACCGTTAGGGTTCCGTGAAACTGCCGTAATTTGTGGTCCCGGTCATTTTTGCCGCCTCTATCTTATTGGTTGGTCCTTGTGCGTGTGCCGTTGGGGTCATCCAAACGGGGTTTCCGTTCACACGTTATCACTCCCCCGTTAACTTTGTGCTTGTTTTTGGCACGCGTGTGAAGAGCACTGGGATTTCTTTATGTGTATTTGATTGATGATTTGTTGAGCAAATTAACTTTTGATTTGtttggttgatttgttttgcAGATGAGGAGAAGGTGGGAATCAATCAATGCCCGTCAAGTGGGGAAAGTTGCCAAAGGGAAAGCTTATTCGTGGAGGATTCCTTGGCTTTTTGACAATTGCCGAAATTTCGGCAGGATATTTTTTGGACTGTCCCGAATAACGTCTGAAAACAAATCTTGGAAATAgccaaacaaaaatgctacggacatactccctccgtcccaaattttttttatccgatccgtaaaatggagtgttaaaaataatataatttttgcaagaaaaaatcaaaagtttttcaacaacttactagatatcaatatcaatgagtatttttaatttgtgaaaaaaaattgaatttttttttgaaaaaattatattatttttaacactccgttttgcggaccggaaaaagaatttgggacggagggaatacaTAAAAGTATACGGATTTGGACGTAGATGTGTGTGGGATTCACAAATAAAATGATTCTGAACGCATCTGTGCCTGAATATGTTCACTTTTATACCCGTAGCATTGCTCATTACCAAAAACGCGGGGCCCTTAAAATATGCATTTGAGGTTTGAACGTTTGGGGTACAGTTGCGAGGTTAAGGTCACAAATTTGAGTATATTGCTATGCACAAATAGGGTATATATTTCGCCTGCGAatggaaaaaatttaaagatCGACCCCTTCAACTTTTGTTTATGGCTGTAAGTCTCAGTGTCAAGCTCATTTTCTTCAAAGAAATCAGCGGACAAgttgtattttcaaaaaaaatacaactacTCAAAAACTACTCTGTTGAAAAGTCTACTTAGACCCTGttggctaaaaaaaaaaatccagaaaaagTCAATAAGTCGAATTAAATAAGTAAACTCATTCTTCGGATGTTTGTTCAATAGCCGACCTTAATCATATTGTGGTCTCTTTTAGAAATGATGGAtccattaaaaaagaaaaaatgctagggacaaagaaaatttattccgaaagtatcccgaaaagagtaactagtggttgagattcactatGATGTGTGTGACTCAATTATCAAAGTAACTCTCAATCATGTATTGCTTTTTTCGGGGTACTTTTggagtaagtttttttttacctagCATTCGTCTTTAGAAAGAAGACTGGTACGGTCcataaaaatgataaaaagtgTTCATGAAATTGTAAACATTGTGAATATGGACTATTGATTATAGTTTTATGGACACTTTCATTGATTTTTTCCATCATGTATCCCTAgcattttttattaaaaaaagaacagCAATTCATCAAATCAAATCGGTGGGGGACCCATCAGCAGACCCCAACCAACTATGTTGGATTCATCTGATCTGGTAAGAGTAGAgctgagcttttttttttttttttgccacagcGATACAtatcagcgggggttagtgggagtgttagagttagcacaggAAGACCAAAAGATTAATTAACAATAGGAACGTGGGAGAATTTGTCCAAGTCGGGGGTGAGGCTTTaacaaattaaagaaagaaGCGGAAGGAAATTCTGATTCGTATTTTGGGTGAATTAATAATGCGTGGCACGTTATATTAATATGCTCTTTGAGGTTTGAACTGTGAACAACAATCTTTCCAAGATcgaggattaaaaaaaaaagatattcttCCGGCTAAAGATCGGAATCTCAAAAAGAATTACGAGTGGGGTGCCATATGACAAGTGCCCGATAGGTTTAGGCCGCCAttctttctaaaaaatttactaaaagacaaaaaaaaatattactccttAAATAGCtggtgattttgttttttggtgttGCTTTATACtccatattcatttttttaaactttgattcacatttttttacttttgttattCTTCTCGGTGGgacgaatgattaattccaAAACATACAACggaaactaaacaaaaaattgagaaaagtagtaaaaaataccggaaaaaaaaaataccggaCCAATCCTGCACTGCTCTATCTACATTTTGGTAAATTGTTTCATTTGTAGAACTAGTTAAAAACATCATTCATGTAAAACTAATCCTGCATTGCATCTAACTAATAAAAAAGCGGATCCATTTTTGAGATTTTAACCCAAGTCCTAGCGAGCCGCTGTTAAcgctgaaaatgttcttgacggatattaattatcaaaatatgtccttACCCGTCATTTTCCCCTCTTGATTTTAAGAGAGAAGGATCTGTCCTGCGTGCGGTCAACCGGTATTTTCCAAGAGTTAAATTTACTTAGAGAACTTCTTGTCTAGAAAAATGAGTCAATTTCATGCAATAACAAGCAGAAAACTAAGCGAAAAAACAAGTTTACAGGGTCGATAGCAAACTGAAAAGCATACTCTATATGTAAGCAAACAAGAAGGTTTCACAGGGTCGATAGCAAACTGAAAAGCATACTCTATATGTTTATTAGGCATCGAATGATAAACAAAATCCCTCAATCTATGTAACCTGATTGTTTTGTACCaaggaaactaaaaaaaaaaaaaaaaaaacaaacaaacaaaagcagCGGCACGAAACAATTAACCTGTTTCCTGCTCAAAATCATCCCCTTCCGACTCATCTGCATTGTCGGCTTCTTCATCATCTGCGTCATTGTCATAATCTTCTTTATCATTCTCGACGGATGTTTTCCCAATCACTATTAAGTTGCTATTCGTCTTTCTGATTTCATTCAACTGAAGCAATATTTACACCGATGTCAGTAACCCACCATTCTCAGAGAACGAAATACAAGTAGAAACAGTGTCTGTGTATCAGGATCATGTATCATATCATAATATCCATAAGAATTTTAAATAGGATAAAATACTATAAATGCTTCTGATAACTATATGAGCAATTAGGATACAAGTGATTCATCCCATATCTGACCAAATCACAAGCTAGACTTCCCTTACTGCTACCAATACCTGTATGTCAAATATAGCACTGGATACACAACTTAGAGCGACATTGCAGACACAAACATGGGAAATTTTGAACGCAGATTGAACGGCACAAAATCCATCTCTATCAATCTACACCAATTGATTAGATGTATAAAGAGGAAGATAAGGAGTGCAGATTTTTGTTGGGTGAACCCAATTAAGGCCcacataagagcatctccaacccaactCTTCAAATTGAAGGGTCAAAATAGCGGTTTTTCACTCAAATAGTGAGAATGAATAACGCAACCATTCACATCAACACCAACCCAATTAAACATTTCAATCTCTGCTTTTCTAAAACATTCATCtctccaaaactcaaaataaaaaataaaaaaatctccaaaattTAGATTTTCGCTTGTTTAAATATTACctaaatatattaaaaattggTCTCATCTAACAGGTATTGTGAATTCATTTCTAATGGTACTAATTTTATAAAGTTCAATTACAACATCACAAATTATATGCATTTTGACGTGCAAATTTAATTTGGAGAGTGTTCATTTCTCCATGTATATATAGAGGATCAaacttgatttttcattttgaagaatggAAATGAAGCATGGTTGGAGAGCTTGCATTCctgattttgaagatttgagGACTGATTTTGAAGAAATGAAGGTATGGTTGGAGATGCACATCAGTGACCCGAACACAATTAAGTCAGGGTGGATAACCAAATTGATACTTGTGCAATTATTAATCAATAGATTGCTTGCAACCAAGAATTCCCCAACATGATTAGTACGGCAAGAAAACCACCACCAGAAAGTATACATTCTCAACACCGTGCAGACTAGGTTTCTAAGAGGAACACCAAggaaaatatgttgaaaatgctAGATCATAGCAATCCAGGAAAGTTTAACATCACCATCACCCAAATTCAAGCACATTTCAATCCCTTGTCACCTCCAAGTCTCCTGGTAAATGTCAATGAAGGATGCATACATGAAGTGATGAagcatttgtttcttttcataCAAAAAGTAAGCTCCATCCATGATCGGGTTGCTAAAATGTCACTCCACTATAATCCAAATCAACTGCAAACTTTGTGCTTTTCTAGGTCAAAATGACTACGAATTGGTATAACCACATCCCTTACCTTGGTTGAAATAAACTCATCTTGAAGTGCATATTATCTTCTCAATTAAATAAGATAGGAACAAAGTTTAGAGAAGTATAGTGCAACTACAAtgattggaatttgaatttgaaacatGTAAAACCAACGCAATGCAACAGCACATTTTATTTGTGGTTAGACAGTGATGGTTAGCTTCAATCACAACATAACATGTGTTGCAATACGAGGGTGGAGTAAATGGCCTATCCTTTTTGCTACATGAAGTAAAAAGTATAGCTATAGATCTTTTAGGGTAAAGACACACATAGGTATCTATCAACTCAAAACACTAAGCAGATTCATGCTACGGCCCATGAGTTTTGTTAGGTTcttctttcaaaaataatggaagaaaataatgtaaataCCCATAATATGTAGGTTACGCACACCCTAGTTATACATGAACACAGCTTCTGGCGTTATATACACAGAGCTCCGTATATGCAACAATATGGTATAAATGTATAAGATTATGCAAGTATAAACACTGATTGTTAACAGTTGACACTAGAATTAAATATATACAAACAGCATAATTTAACAGTTGCAGGTTATATAAGCTTGAATCACTAGCACTATACAATAGAAAAAGCCCAGCAGTGTGGGAACCAACTAGAAGAAAGCACCCAGTAAGGACAACAGTATGAATCACGTCACCACCTAAAGCCATAGTCAACCATCAATGCACCTTCTGCTCTTCCCGTAATCATAATGAAGATAAGACGACAGTAAGCTAGTTCTTTTGTGTGCGGACAAGATTCTAGCACATCCATACTCACAAGCAAGCATTCAGGGTAAGAGAGCCAACGGAAAACGACCAAACCACAACTAGGATTCCCTTTTTCCTAAACCCAAGCGGGATAAATCTAGTGCACGTTCATTCATATAAAAATATGATCATATTGATCACCGACACCCTGCATTGAAGGGACCAACTCAGGGAATAGGAATAGGATCACCAACACAACAACCACATGCCCCAATGGTGCAGATCCTTCACTGCCTGGAAGAATTATATGGGCTCTGAAGTGTCCCTGGTCCTTTCTCCAAACTCAAGAGCTGGGTTTCCATTCATCATTTTGACAGATCCAATgaatcacaaaacaaatcatgtTTGGCgagacttatcaaaaaaaaaaaaatcatgttcggCGAGTCAAACCCACATGTGACTAAATGGCTGGTGACAATCCCCTCTCACACTAGTCCTCATTACTCTCAAGTCAACTAATTGATCATGGAGACAATTATTTGGGTTCTGCGGTATATGAATACCAATTTTAGTATCACGGTCATAATGCTCATTCACCGCTAGGCAGTTTAGACCACACAACCATGCAAATCTCCAAATCTAAAACTTCTTGCCAGATTAAAACCACAACCCTCACAACACGCATCCTGAATGTTAAAACTCCTTGAAATTAAACATTAATACGATGTTGTATTGGTTTAAACTATTTGGAATTTTGGACCTCCCTCTGTAGAATCACCACAGTAACCCTAACTAGACCAAACAACCAAGCCAAATTAGCGGTTCTAAAACTCCTTGTTTGATCAAAAACATATCCTTCACGTCATGAAAACAGCTAAACATCACTATCACAACTTATCCTCTTCTGCCAACAAAACAGAATACTGGCATGCATAGTTATCTTtcaccaaaacacaacaaaataaagaaactaCAGCATCAAGTCCACATCCAAACCCAACTCaaaataccaacaaaaaaaaaaactcaggaCTGGCACAATCTCAAATTGAACAGAATTTTGCTAGACTTGTGAGGTATAACATAGCTAGGGCtataaacgaaccgagccgagcttgggctcgagttttaggctcattTACTAAAAGAGCAAGCTTAACACTCAAAACTCAGCTCGTGTGTATAGGCCCGGCTCGTTTAAAAAgaggctcgttaagtaaattagccaagctcagctcgttaagagctcggctcgagttttaggctcatttagtaaacgagcccaGCTCGAACACGACTCAGCTTGTTAAGTAAATTAGCTTAACGGCTCGGCTCAAGTTttaggctcatttagtaaacgagcccaGCTCGAAcacgactcggctcgtttgcacccctaaATTTATTCTGTCACATAACCTAATTAATTGGTTCCCATTT encodes:
- the LOC131311466 gene encoding protein PAL OF QUIRKY-like, with the protein product MTEALISNSNSTKTVKFLYSYGGKILPRSTDGKLRYVGGLTRVLAVDRSVSFKELMEKFEELCGLPMRLKCKLPSEDLDVLVSITCDDDLANVMDEYDRFSSSTHKDVKITTVLFPIRSLKTISPVSSVDDLCSTGSSGEFSSYSVARVRSAPPRSRDSSPKLGFRGGEVRYRPCCEQGRMPRQVYRCCEQGRPRQGYVTPRLNRCQ
- the LOC131311682 gene encoding uncharacterized protein LOC131311682; its protein translation is MLQYPAFMTQYPWSTRMIPTSFLLPAQWPQPPSDELLLAMEESDFEDKLNEIRKTNSNLIVIGKTSVENDKEDYDNDADDEEADNADESEGDDFEQETG